The stretch of DNA GCCGGGCGCAGCAGCGGTGGCCACCGCCGGTACGGGGCCGAGGCGCTGGAACGGCTCCGGCTGATCCGCTCCCTCCGGACGCTCGACCTACCGGTCACCGAGGTGGAGCGGGTACTGGACCGCGAGGACGCCCTGGAGGACGTCATCGCCGGCCAACTGCGCCAGCTCGGCTCCCAACTAGCCGCCCTCCGCTGGCGCGAGGCCGCGCTCCAGTTGCTCCACGACTGCACTCCCGAGGAACGCGCCGACCGCCTTCGGCTGATCGGTGCCGTGAGCAGCCCGCCCAGCACCGATGCGATGGCCCGCTTCTGGCGGCTGGTGCTGCCACCACGGCTGCCGGCCCGGCTGGTCTCCGCCATCATCGAGGCAGCGGTGCCGCAGCCGCCCGACGACCCGTCCCCCACTCAGGTGCTGGCCTTCGCCCGACTGCACGCCCTGACCGAGGCTGCGCGCCCAGACCTCTGCCGCCCGGGGCCCACCCGACCGTACGAGGGCCTGCACCCAGCCCTGCTCTACGACGGCCTCGCCGAGGCGTACGCACTCGCCTCCGCCGAACTCGCCGCCGGCCGCCCGCCTCGACCTGGCCAAGCCCTCGACTGCTTCGTCGCCGCACATGCCGCCGCCCACGAGTCCAAGGACTCCCCGAGCTTCCGCCGTCGACTCACCCCGACCCTGCTCCAGGCGGTGGACCCGCTGATGGCCCGCTACTGGAACCTGGCCGCCACCGTCACCCCGCAGGAGACCACCATGGGCTCCTCCCACACCTGGCTGCTCGCCGCCCTGACCGGCCACCCGGAGCCCCGGGACAACATCGAGGCACCGACCGGCTCCTGACCTCAGGCTTCCTGCGAGCAGCCGCTGACGATCGGTGCAGCGTGAACTGCTCAGGCCATGGCGGAGATCCGGGCGAAGCGCTCGGGGTCGCGTATGCCGACGCAGTCGTGGAGCCAGAAAGGTTCGGAGTAGACGAAGGTGCCGGTCATCCAGGGCTCGTAGGAGTCGAGCCGGGCGACCTGGAACGCCGGGTCCGGCATGCGGAGGGAGGGCGCGCGGAAGCCGCTGCTGCCGGCACGCTCGAACCCTCGGGAACCGTAGTAGTGCGGCGAACCTTCCACGAATACCAGAGGCACGCCTTGGTCTTCGGCGGCACGAAGGGCCGCGGCCACCAAGGCAGTGCCGAGACCTTGCCCTTGCCAGTCCGGGTGGACACCGAGCGGGGAGAGGCTGAGTACGTCGACCAGCCTGGTCTGGGCGTCCAACCGGCAAGCGCTGAGCATG from Kitasatospora sp. MMS16-BH015 encodes:
- a CDS encoding GNAT family N-acetyltransferase, with amino-acid sequence MTLRSTTTPTPAHEIRPERPADHGAVSRLHALAFGDSESVPALVESLRAAPAAISPISLVAEQAGEVVGHVMLSACRLDAQTRLVDVLSLSPLGVHPDWQGQGLGTALVAAALRAAEDQGVPLVFVEGSPHYYGSRGFERAGSSGFRAPSLRMPDPAFQVARLDSYEPWMTGTFVYSEPFWLHDCVGIRDPERFARISAMA
- a CDS encoding MerR family transcriptional regulator, giving the protein MSHSPGPASPDGRWSIGELAEHANVTVKTVRYYSDSGLLPEAGRSSGGHRRYGAEALERLRLIRSLRTLDLPVTEVERVLDREDALEDVIAGQLRQLGSQLAALRWREAALQLLHDCTPEERADRLRLIGAVSSPPSTDAMARFWRLVLPPRLPARLVSAIIEAAVPQPPDDPSPTQVLAFARLHALTEAARPDLCRPGPTRPYEGLHPALLYDGLAEAYALASAELAAGRPPRPGQALDCFVAAHAAAHESKDSPSFRRRLTPTLLQAVDPLMARYWNLAATVTPQETTMGSSHTWLLAALTGHPEPRDNIEAPTGS